In the genome of Cydia strobilella chromosome Z, ilCydStro3.1, whole genome shotgun sequence, one region contains:
- the LOC134754124 gene encoding uncharacterized protein LOC134754124: MTYDIECYIGNLPTEVLQFIFSLLSAQDFTACRRVCSRWKMIVDRMSRSDHLWQSHCRRDFRNIYKIARIKARPGVLWFHIYRSLSLWSKLSQAKEQRDEFAAASGISEEIQNFKILRDGIIGVHKKGAIVYYDIDTLEKSKRSSITGDYLRYTENEDYIIILSYHLHLFIIRKAIQKPKYETNVTFDNVKSFILAKNKVYYVTLEDQLYVCPLEDGDLREQYITNSTDEVMCLGFTDMLHVLTFQRNIYTVVNDNDLHFSCSIDSDSNLLHQLRGYNFLEHMDWRVYIQWMYVLNHTIPEGPLRDIVVVRVYGDVAFVGCNWGVLRIYYAPYTGDGEFDLFNSEPVKQYNFMERYDCPVLSMCPIIQIDIMEGEAGHTVIVAMPKKIAVLEFTHGFKRTASVAMLVGQKNTL; the protein is encoded by the coding sequence ATGACATACGACATCGAATGCTACATAGGCAACTTGCCTACAGAAGTGTTGCAGTTTATTTTCTCGTTACTAAGTGCGCAAGACTTTACGGCATGCCGCCGAGTATGCTCAAGGTGGAAGATGATAGTCGACAGGATGTCCCGAAGCGACCATTTATGGCAATCGCACTGCAGACGGGACTTTAGGAACATCTATAAGATAGCCCGAATCAAAGCGCGACCTGGTGTCTTATGGTTCCATATTTACCGATCGTTGTCTCTTTGGTCGAAGCTCTCGCAGGCCAAAGAGCAGCGAGATGAGTTCGCAGCAGCTTCCGGTATTAGTGAggaaatacaaaatttcaaaatacttCGAGACGGCATCATTGGAGTTCACAAAAAGGGAGCCATAGTGTACTATGATATTGATACTTTGGAGAAATCGAAACGCTCAAGCATTACCGGTGATTATTTAAGATATACGGAAAACGAAGATTATATTATCATACTCAGCTACCATCTGCATTTGTTTATTATCAGGAAAGCAATCCAAAAACCTAAATATGAAACAAATGTCACATTTGACAATGTGAAGTCATTTATAttggcaaaaaacaaagtatacTATGTCACATTAGAAGACCAGCTATATGTATGCCCGTTAGAGGATGGTGATCTTAGAGAGCAGTATATAACCAACTCAACGGACGAAGTCATGTGCCTAGGTTTTACAGATATGCTCCATGTATTAACGTTCCAACGAAACATTTACACTGTAGTTAACGATAATGACCTCCACTTCAGCTGTAGTATTGATTCCGACTCGAACCTGCTGCACCAACTAAGGGGATACAACTTTTTAGAACATATGGATTGGCGAGTCTACATCCAGTGGATGTACGTCCTGAACCACACCATTCCTGAAGGCCCGTTGCGTGACATAGTAGTTGTCCGGGTATATGGTGATGTCGCATTTGTTGGTTGCAACTGGGGTGTGCTACGTATCTACTATGCACCATACACTGGTGACGGAGAATTTGATTTGTTCAACTCAGAACCGGTGAAACAGTATAACTTCATGGAGAGATACGACTGCCCAGTGTTATCAATGTGTCCGATCATACAGATTGACATTATGGAAGGAGAAGCTGGACATACGGTGATTGTGGCAATGCCGAAGAAGATTGCAGTGTTGGAGTTTACACACGGTTTCAAACGAACCGCCTCAGTGGCTATGCTTGTGGgtcaaaaaaatacactttaa